One window of the Thermodesulfobacteriota bacterium genome contains the following:
- a CDS encoding cold-shock protein, producing the protein RGTVKWFNDIKGFGFIQQESGEDVFVHYTAIGGDGFKTLKEGEEVEFEITQGPKGPQAANVVKV; encoded by the coding sequence AAGGGGTACGGTAAAGTGGTTCAACGACATAAAGGGTTTCGGCTTCATACAGCAGGAGTCCGGCGAGGATGTCTTTGTCCACTACACCGCCATAGGCGGAGATGGTTTTAAGACGCTTAAGGAAGGCGAGGAGGTCGAGTTCGAGATCACACAGGGACCGAAGGGACCCCAGGCGGCCAACGTAGTCAAGGTATAA